From the Cryptomeria japonica chromosome 2, Sugi_1.0, whole genome shotgun sequence genome, one window contains:
- the LOC131078877 gene encoding replication protein A 70 kDa DNA-binding subunit C-like, which yields MADTHYGNTYIGAMYKISGGVVKTTNKFYNKLNSEIEITLVPKSIVTPCEDDPSIPKNHFSFMPINEILEQSNNSNINVIGVVICVELSSTIRRRNGIEVIRHTIKLLDMSRTTIEVTIWGAPSKKEGVQLQQKYYLQETTILAIKSGRVCEYNGKINGKECKKRLIRNGELDWYCSKCEMTLAKCAYRYIVHIQLEDHTDTLWAIAFDEGETQLLGMLAETLYKLQFDTDIESNTDEVIKSMLNKQYIFRLTYKKKKYNEEERLKITITKVEQVDFVAKSNTLLEQIKAMNDEMGAEE from the exons ATGGCAGACACACATTATGGTAATACATACATTGGAGCTATGTATAAGATTTCGGGTGGGGTTGTGAAAACAACTAATAAATTTTATAATAAACTTAACAGTGAGATAGAAATAACTCTTGTGCCTAAATCGATAGTAACCCCCTGTGAAGATGACCCTTCCATTCCAAAAAACCATTTCTCATTCATGCCTATTAATGAAATACTTGAACAAAGTAATAATTCAAACATCAATGTTATTGGTGTTGTTATCTGTGTAGAACTAAGCTCTACAATCAGAAGAAGAAATGGAATAGAGGTTATAAGGCATACCATAAAGCTACTGGATATGTCTCGAACAACAATAGAAGTTACAATATGGGGAGCACCATCTAAGAAAGAAGGTGTCCAACTGCAACAAAAATACTACCTTCAAGAGACAACAATCCTAGCAATCAAGAGTGGACGTGTTTGTGAATATAATGGAAAA ATAAATGGAAAAGAGTGCAAGAAACGATTAATTCGGAATGGAGAGTTAGATTGGTATTGTTCTAAATGTGAGATGACACTCGCAAAATGTGCTTACAGATATATAGTTCATATACAATTAGAAGACCATACAGATACATTATGGGCTATAGCATTTGATGAAGGAGAAACACAACTACTGGGCATGCTTGCTGAAACCTTGTATAAGCTACAGTTCGACACAGATATAGAAAGCAATACTGATGAAGTAATAAAGTCTATGCTAAACAAACAATACATCTTCAGATTGACGTACAAGAAGAAAAAATATAACGAAGAGGAACGACTGAAAATAACAATTACTAAGGTAGAACAAGTAGATTTTGTTGCAAAAAGTAATACCTTACTTGAacagatcaaagcaatgaatgatgAAATGGGAGCTGAGGAATAG